Proteins from a genomic interval of Capsicum annuum cultivar UCD-10X-F1 chromosome 4, UCD10Xv1.1, whole genome shotgun sequence:
- the LOC107867878 gene encoding paired amphipathic helix protein Sin3-like 2 isoform X1 → MVLFSVWQHQHNIYLFEFTSSPPRLSIQLMDNGGDKFEVVVVSIDPNFPVYLHNDYFSVKHGKKESSAVMLKSKVMQLMDSFLLWMLGDHVMIVILMIVVDFVATCLVYSIMM, encoded by the exons ATGGTCTTATTCAGT GTTTGGCAACATCAACATAAcatttacctatttgaattt ACATCTTCGCCGCCCCGACTGTCCATCCAGTTGATGGATAATGGAGGTGACAAGTTTGAAGTAGTTGTAGTTTCTATAGATCCTAATTTTCCAGTTTATCTGCACAATGATTATTTCTCAGTTAAACATGGGAAAAAAGAGTCTTCTGCAGTTATGCTGAAGAG CAAAGTGATGCAGCTAATGGACTCATTTCTCCTATGGATGCTAGGAGACCACGTAATGATAGTGATCCTAATGATAGTCGTTGATTTTGTTGCAACTTGTCTTGTATATTCAATTATGATGTAA
- the LOC107867878 gene encoding paired amphipathic helix protein Sin3-like 2 isoform X2 — MVLFSVWQHQHNIYLFEFTSSPPRLSIQLMDNGGDKFEVVVVSIDPNFPVYLHNDYFSVKHGKKESSAVMLKSDAANGLISPMDARRPRNDSDPNDSR; from the exons ATGGTCTTATTCAGT GTTTGGCAACATCAACATAAcatttacctatttgaattt ACATCTTCGCCGCCCCGACTGTCCATCCAGTTGATGGATAATGGAGGTGACAAGTTTGAAGTAGTTGTAGTTTCTATAGATCCTAATTTTCCAGTTTATCTGCACAATGATTATTTCTCAGTTAAACATGGGAAAAAAGAGTCTTCTGCAGTTATGCTGAAGAG TGATGCAGCTAATGGACTCATTTCTCCTATGGATGCTAGGAGACCACGTAATGATAGTGATCCTAATGATAGTCGTTGA